In Chloroflexota bacterium, a single window of DNA contains:
- a CDS encoding DPP IV N-terminal domain-containing protein encodes MPTPTSTPMPTPTQAGKGHFAFDSDRDGNFEIYVMNADGTGQTRLTNNPANDGSPAWSPDGTKIAFASNRDDNWDIYVMNADGSGETRLTDNPANDGSPAWSPDGTKIAFESKRDSNYEIYVMNADGSGETRLTDNPAIEGSPAWSPDGTRIAFQFDERFGAAFVGNVEIYVMNADGSGETRLTGSFANEGSPAWSPDGTRIAFESERDGNFEIYVMNADGTGQTRLTSNPAGDWSPAWSPDGTRIAFTSYRDGNLEIYVMNADGTGQTRLTSNPGRDEYPAWAPS; translated from the coding sequence AGGCTGGTAAGGGGCACTTCGCCTTCGACTCTGACCGTGATGGGAACTTTGAAATCTACGTGATGAACGCCGATGGCACCGGGCAGACCCGCCTGACCAACAACCCCGCCAATGATGGGTCCCCGGCGTGGTCGCCTGATGGCACCAAGATAGCCTTCGCTTCCAACAGGGATGACAACTGGGACATCTATGTGATGAACGCTGATGGCTCCGGTGAGACGAGGCTGACCGATAATCCCGCCAATGATGGGTCCCCGGCGTGGTCGCCTGATGGCACGAAGATAGCCTTCGAGTCCAAACGGGACTCTAACTATGAAATCTATGTGATGAACGCTGATGGCTCCGGGGAGACGAGGCTGACCGATAATCCCGCTATTGAGGGATCCCCGGCGTGGTCACCAGATGGCACCAGAATAGCGTTTCAGTTCGACGAACGCTTCGGCGCCGCGTTCGTAGGTAACGTTGAAATCTATGTGATGAACGCTGATGGCTCCGGGGAGACGAGGCTGACCGGCAGTTTCGCCAATGAGGGCTCCCCGGCTTGGTCACCAGATGGCACCAGGATTGCCTTCGAGTCCGAGCGGGACGGGAACTTTGAAATCTATGTGATGAATGCAGATGGCACCGGGCAGACCCGCCTGACCAGCAATCCTGCTGGGGATTGGTCCCCGGCGTGGTCACCAGATGGCACCAGGATTGCCTTCACCTCCTACAGGGACGGGAACCTTGAAATCTATGTGATGAATGCCGATGGCACCGGGCAGACCCGTCTGACCAGCAACCCTGGCCGTGACGAATACCCGGCGTGGGCGCCGTCGTGA
- a CDS encoding cell wall-active antibiotics response protein translates to MNNFAFLGVSKLGQGPWRPGKKVWSIAILGGCEIDFTQVVLEEGVTRVVAVSIFGTNKIIAPKGVPISVSGISILGARNVKRVRAWDAPTATSNKSIAINATSFLGWFEITELPG, encoded by the coding sequence ATGAATAACTTCGCGTTCTTGGGCGTCTCAAAGCTTGGTCAGGGCCCCTGGCGTCCCGGTAAGAAGGTCTGGTCAATTGCCATTCTCGGCGGTTGTGAAATCGATTTCACCCAGGTCGTGCTTGAGGAAGGCGTCACGCGAGTTGTAGCGGTCTCAATATTCGGAACCAACAAGATTATTGCTCCCAAGGGCGTCCCCATCAGCGTGTCCGGAATCTCCATACTCGGAGCAAGAAACGTCAAGCGTGTCCGGGCATGGGACGCACCCACCGCCACCTCCAATAAGTCAATCGCCATTAATGCCACAAGCTTCCTTGGCTGGTTCGAGATAACTGAACTTCCCGGATAA